The following are encoded in a window of Anopheles stephensi strain Indian chromosome X, UCI_ANSTEP_V1.0, whole genome shotgun sequence genomic DNA:
- the LOC118506193 gene encoding nuclear transcription factor Y subunit gamma-like — MDTPKKPKVVVASATGTAPLAVVATLTTTTTITPTTTITPTTPTSTITSTSSSESSSGKEKLTESQRNIHRFWPDVLREVQLIDNVEPGNQLLPLARIKKIMKLDEDVKMISSDAPLLFAKAIEIFIQELTLRAWLQTELNKRRTLQRSDIAMAITKYDQFDFLIDIVPRDEMKVYKKEYEEQPLEGGSITRITATAVTDNGAAGNSSSTNGSEDMQYFFQLAQQQQKVTVQTKGGSIGTLANGGGTVFDLATVIGTAGNQQPVLQTTSATTTATVPATTQQEKETVSTGGESQASGGGTSGTTLNQQQQQQQSPSSQTTIQTGTGQSIILANGGTGTAAGSVANGGTSTTNQLVSANQSLQLLQHVMTPTGEITQIPLNFIRTAGTGGATNAGQPIFIQTTPMQAGPTIIHTGPTGVFLSTNQLQQLQQQQQQQQSQQPQQSQQQQSQQQQQQSQQQQSQQQQQQQNNHQSQLLNNHQQHQRD; from the exons ATGGATACGCCAAAGAAGCCGAAGGTGGTtgtcgcttcggccaccggtACGGCCCCACTCGCGGTGGTTGCCaccctcaccaccaccaccaccatcacccccaccaccaccatcactccCACCACCCCCACCAGCACGATCACATCCACATCCAGCTCCGAATCGTCCAGCGGGAAGGAAAAGCTGACCGAATCCCAGCGCAACATACACCGGTTTTGGCCGGACGTGCTGCGGGAGGTGCAGCTCATAGACAACGTCGAGCCCGGCAACCAGCTGCTACCGCTCGCGCGCATCAAAAAGATCATGAAGCTGGACGAGGACGTGAAGATGATCTCCTCCGATGCGCCGCTGCTGTTCGCGAAAGCGATCGAAATCTTTATCCAGGAGCTAACGTTACGGGCCTGGCTGCAGACCGAGCTGAACAAGCGGCGCACGTTGCAGCGCAGCGATATTGCGATGGCCATCACCAAGTACGATCAGTTCGACTTTCTGATCGACATTGTGCCGCGGGACGAGATGAAGGTGTACAAGAAGGAGTACGAGGAGCAACCGTTGGAGGGTGGTAGCATCACGCGAATAACGGCGACCGCCGTCACCGACAACGGGGCGGcgggcaacagcagcagtacgaaCGGGTCCGAGGACATGCAGTACTTCTTTCAGCTggcccagcaacagcagaaggTAACGGTGCAGACCAAGGGTGGCAGTATCGGGACGCTCGCGAACGGTGGCGGTACGGTGTTCGATCTGGCGACGGTCATCGGTACGGCCGGCAATCAGCAGCCGGTGCTGCAAACGACGTCGGCGACGACGACCGCAACGGTGCCGGCCACCACACAGCAGGAGAAGGAGACTGTGTCCACCGGCGGCGAGTCGCAGGCTAGTGGTGGAGGTACATCCGGGACGACGCttaaccagcagcaacagcagcaacaaagtCCATCCTCGCAG ACCACGATACAGACCGGAACCGGTCAGAGTATAATCCTCGCAAATGGTGGTACTGGTACAGCGGCTGGCAGCGTCGCAAATGGAGGCACGTCCACCACGAACCAGCTCGTTTCCGCCAATCAATCCCTGCAACTGCTGCAACACGTAATGACACCGACGGGTGAAATAACGCAGATACCG ctaAATTTTATACGAACGGCCGGAACCGGTGGTGCAACAAACGCTGGGCAACCCATCTTCATACAGACGACTCCCATGCAGGCTGGTCCAACGATAATACACACGGGACCAACCGGGGTTTTCCTTAGCACCAATCAACTTCAGCagttgcagcaacagcagcagcagcagcagtcgcaaCAGCCGCAGCagtcgcaacagcagcagtcgcaacagcaacagcagcagtcgcaacagcaacagtcgcaacagcagcagcagcaacaaaataaTCATCAATCACAACTACTTAACAACCATCAACAACACCAAAGGGATTAA
- the LOC118506099 gene encoding ATP-binding cassette sub-family D member 3, producing MAPNLSKLLANQNAVVGAAGCTAAVCIILYGKQIHKNRKQRPEDEIQYLISDKKEKRSPKAHVNAVFFNQLRALLGIIIPKAWSVENGLLVVIALSLIARSVSDIWMIQNATAIESTIITMNKTQFRTALVKYLSALPAIAVVNNVLKWSIGELKLRFRTNLSQYLYNEYLKGFTYYKMSNLDNRIANADQLLTTDIDKFCESVTDLYSNICKPLLDIVIYVYRLTTNLGGTTPGILLLYLFFSGVFLTNLRKPTGRLTVMEQKLEGEFRYVNSRLITNSEEIAFYKGNNREKLTILASFNKLVSHMRKFLEFRVGMGIVDNMVAKYIATVVGFYAVSLPFFEKDHPLLTGSQQSERLSRYYTFGRMLVKLAEAIGRLVLAGREMSRLAGFTARMTELTVVLKDLNSGRYERTMVNNSAIADAGHIGPGMGLLKFQDNLIKFDHVPLVTPNGDVLVKDLTFEVKSGMNVLVCGPNGCGKSSLFRILGELWPTWGGKVTKPPAGKLFYIPQRPYMTLGSLRDQIIYPHTHQEMKRRGKTDADLLNYLDLVQLTYLQVREKGLDAIEDWIDVLSGGEKQRIAMARLFYHNPQFAILDECTSAVSVDVEGSMYEYCRMVGITLFTVSHRKSLWTHHDYYLKFDGHGAYEFGPIVGTQDQFGS from the exons ATGGCACCGAATCTAAGCAAGCTGCTGGCGAACCAGAACGCCGTCGTCGGTGCTGCCGGATGTACCGCGGCCGTCTGCATCATACTGTACGGTAAACAGATCCACAAGAATCG CAAGCAACGGCCGGAGGATGAGATACAGTATCTAATCAgcgacaaaaaggaaaagcgcaGCCCGAAGGCCCATGTCAATGCCGTTTTCTTCAACCAGCTGCGCGCACTATTAG GCATCATCATTCCGAAGGCATGGAGCGTCGAGAACGGATTGCTGGTCGTGATTGCGCTGTCACTGATTGCCCGGTCGGTCAGCGATATCTGGATGATACAGAATGCGACGGCGATCGAGAGCACAATCATTACGATGAACAAGACGCAGTTCCGGACGGCGCTGGTGAAGTACCTTTCGGCCCTGCCCGCG ATCGCTGTCGTTAACAATGTTCTAAAATGGAGCATAGGAGAGCTGAAGCTTCGCTTCCGAACGAACTTGTCGCAATATTTATACAACGAGTACCTGAA aGGATTTACCTACTACAAAATGTCGAACCTGGACAACCGGATAGCGAATGCGGACCAGCTGCTGACGACGGACATTGACAAGTTCTGCGAGAGCGTTACCGACCTGTACTCGAACATCTGCAAACCCCTGCTCGACATCGTGATCTACGTGTACCGGCTGACGACCAACCTGGGCGGTACGACGCCCGGCATCCTGCTGCTGTATCTGTTCTTCTCCGGCGTGTTCCTTACCAACCTGCGCAAACCGACCGGCCGGCTAACGGTGATGGAGCAGAAGCTGGAGGGCGAGTTCCGGTACGTGAACAGCCGGCTAATCACCAACTCGGAGGAGATCGCCTTCTACAAGGGTAACAACCGCGAGAAGCTAACGATACTGGCGAGCTTCAACAAGCTGGTGTCGCACATGCGCAAGTTCCTGGAGTTCCGCGTCGGCATGGGCATCGTGGACAATATGGTGGCGAAAT ATATTGCCACTGTGGTCGGGTTCTATGCTGTGTCGCTTCCGTTCTTCGAGAAGGATCATCCGTTGCTCACGGGAAGCCAACAGAGCGAACGGTTGAGC CGATACTACACGTTCGGGCGCATGCTGGTAAAGCTGGCGGAAGCGATCGGTCGGCTGGTGTTGGCCGGGCGGGAAATGTCCAGGCTTGCCGGATTCACTGCCCGCATGACCGAGCTGACGGTGGTGCTGAAGGACCTCAATTCGGGCCGTTACGAGCGTACGATGGTGAACAATTCGGCCATCGCCGATGCCGGCCACATCGGTCCCGGCATGGGGCTGCTCAAGTTCCAGGacaatttgatcaagttcgacCATGTGCCGCTGGTAACACCGAACGGGGACGTGCTGGTGAAGGACCTGACGTTCGAGGTCAAATCGGGCATGAATGTGCTCGTCTGCGGACCGAACGGGTGCGGCAAGAGCAGCCTGTTCCGCATCCTCGGCGAGCTGTGGCCAACGTGGGGCGGCAAGGTAACGAAACCACCCGCCGGCAAACTGTTCTACATTCCTCAACGACCGTACATGACGCTTGGCTCGTTGCGTGATCAG ATTATTTACCCCCACACGCATCAGGAGATGAAGCGCCGCGGCAAAACGGACGCCGATCTGCTCAACTACCTCGATCTGGTACAGCTCACCTATCTGCAGGTACGCGAGAAGGGGCTGGACGCGATCGAGGACTGGATCGATGTGCTGTCCGGTGGGGAGAAGCAGCGCATCGCGATGGCCCGCCTGTTCTACCACAATCCGCAGTTTGCCATCCTGGACGAATGCACGTCCGCGGTGTCGGTCGACGTGGAGGGCAGCATGTACGAGTACTGCCGCATGGTCGGCATCACGCTCTTCACCGTGTCGCACCGCAAGTCGCTCTGGACGCATCACGACTACTACCTCAAGTTCGACGGACACGGTGCGTACGAGTTTGGCCCGATCGTCGGCACACAGGATCAGTTCGGATCTTAA
- the LOC118506409 gene encoding putative pterin-4-alpha-carbinolamine dehydratase — protein MLPRLVSQLGGPAVRLSAPRLRLAGPILITQLSQTVTGTEMLPAGQIRSISQHWGVSCYRHTNTISNAAVVHSHPSVVRSVNRQPTRSIPNRLFSKSSVISRKMVVKLTEEQRSEQLKPLFASGWTMVEGRDAIYKEFLFGDFNEAFGFMTRVALKADKMDHHPEWFNVYNKVQVTLATHDCGGLSERDVKLAQFLDKVATVTK, from the exons ATGTTACCACGTTTAGTCAGCCAACTTGGAGGACCGGCGGTGCGATTGTCCGCCCCAAGATTACGATTAGCTGGGCCGATCTTGATCACGCAACTGTCCCAAACCGTAACCGGCACCGAGATGCTGCCGGCTGGTCAGATCAGATCCATCTCACAGCATTGGGGAGTCAGCTGCTATCGCCACACCAATACCATTAGCAACGCAGCAGTAGTG CACAGTCATCCGTCAGTGGTCCGGAGCGTCAATCGACAACCTACGCGAAGCATTCCCAATCGGCTATTTTCGAAAAGCTCCGTTATCAGCAGAAAGATG gtggttAAACTAACTGAGGAACAGCGGTCCGAGCAGCTGAAGCCACTTTTCGCTTCCGGCTGGACCATGGTCGAGGGCCGTGACGCCATCTACAAGGAGTTCCTGTTCGGGGACTTTAACGAAGCGTTCGGGTTTATGACGCGCGTCGCACTGAAAGCGGACAAGATGGACCACCATCCGGAGTGGTTCAACGTGTACAACAAGGTGCAGGTGACGCTCGCTACCCACGACTGCGGTGGTTTGAGCGAGCGTGACGTGAAGCTGGCCCAGTTCCTGGACAAGGTTGCCACTGTTACCAAGTGA
- the LOC118506268 gene encoding GATOR complex protein NPRL2: MERDQLLREPKGGKMKDGPIRCILLSEFHVVAGSKISCQVPENFITKEIFDSIRTYIIPKPQLQRCILTINTLGHKVIGYPVRINHVRYQRNFFYFNLCFVFDSWSRTVQYEAVVKKLSEYLLMMEEEGSFLSNAENNSNISNLLACILRDLNQRQVATIVEGDTTIYLKIGRLKSDPPVVQDHQVPLLCRGFEDTDLDSWDLTTQQVLPFINGINHVARIAAEADVENQLVKSCIQNLVYYGVMQLLPLLKYSNVYMCTRELQKLTRDRSLADECRKYVQLQHAEKVDTTVRLPSLFNILQLYSQMTHGVTLRSLCQRLCPRDNNIDERKLVSFGLQHNLIRCINKYPIYTGSIPTPKHKLYTGLNSLDEICCKTGLSPSRIEQEIDMDSNVTVIWK, translated from the exons ATGGAACGGGATCAGTTGCTGCGTGAG cCCAAAGGTGGTAAGATGAAGGATGGCCCGATACGCTGCATACTGCTCAGCGAGTTTCATGTTGTGGCGGGCTCGAAGATCAGCTGTCAGGTGCCGGAGAATTTTATCACCAAGGAAATATTTGACTCGATACGCACCTACATCATACCAAAGCCACAGCTGCAACGGTGTATTTTAACAAT CAACACATTGGGCCACAAGGTGATCGGTTACCCCGTACGCATCAATCACGTGCGCTATCAGCGgaactttttttactttaatttatgttttgtgtttgaCTCGTGGTCACGCACGGTGCAGTACGAGGCTGTGGTAAAGAAGCTGTCCGAGTATCTGCTGATGATGGAGGAGGAAGGCTCATTTTTGTCGAATGCAGAAAACAATAGTAACATCAGTAACTTGCTCGCGTGTATACTGCGCGATCTGAACCAACGGCAGGTAGCGACAATCGTGGAGGGTGATACGACCATCTATCTGAAGATAGGGCGGCTCAAATCGGACCCACCGGTCGTGCAGGATCACCAGGTGCCGCTGCTGTGCCGCGGGTTCGAGGACACGGATCTCGATTCGTGGGATCTAACGACGCAACAGGTACTGCCGTTCATCAATGGGATCAATCACGTCGCACGGATTGCCGCCGAAGCGGACGTCGAAAATCAGCTGGTCAAGTCGTGCATACAGAATCTGGTGTACTACGGTGTGATGcagctgctgccgttgctcaAGTACAGCAACGTGTACATGTGTACGCGCGAACTGCAGAAGCTCACGCGCGATCGTTCGTTGGCGGACGAATGTCGCAAGTACGTGCAGCTGCAGCATGCGGAAAAGGTGGACACCACCGTACGACTGCCGAGCCTGTTCAACATACTGCAGCTGTACTCGCAGATGACGCACGGCGTTACGCTCCGGTCGCTCTGCCAGCGGCTTTGCCCCCGGGACAACAACATCGACGAACGGAAGCTGGTATCGTTCGGGCTGCAGCACAATCTGATCCGCTGCATCAACAAATATCCCATCTACACCGGGTCGATACCGACGCCCAAGCACAAGCTGTACACCGGGCTAAACAGTTTGGACGAAATCTGCTGCAAAACGGGGCTGTCCCCCAGTCGGATTGAGCAGGAGATCGACATGGACTCGAACGTGACCGTCATATGGAAGTAA